The following are from one region of the Bacillus methanolicus MGA3 genome:
- a CDS encoding argininosuccinate synthase: MSKPKVVLAYSGGLDTSVAIKWLEEQGYSVVACCLDVGEGKDLEFVQQKALKVGAVQSYVIDAKEEFANEYALMALQAHALYEGKYPLVSALSRPLIAKKLVEVAEKEGAVAVAHGCTGKGNDQVRFEVSINALNPELQVLAPVREWSWSREEEIEYAKKHGIPIPIDLDSPFSIDQNLWGRSNECGILEDPWAAPPEEAYELTASLETTPDVPDIVEIGFEEGVPVTLNGKHYSLAQLILELNILAGKHGVGRIDHVENRLVGIKSREVYECPGAMTLIKAHKELEDLTLVKEVAHFKPIIEKKISEIIYEGLWFSPLKDALAAFLKETQKHVTGIVRVKLFKGHAIIEGRKSPYSLYDEKLATYTSDDAFDHSAAVGFIKLWGLPTKVQSIVNNKKVTV; encoded by the coding sequence GTGTCTAAACCAAAAGTTGTTCTCGCATATTCAGGCGGTCTTGATACTTCGGTAGCAATTAAATGGCTGGAAGAGCAGGGGTATTCGGTGGTAGCTTGCTGCTTGGATGTAGGCGAAGGGAAGGATCTTGAATTTGTTCAACAAAAGGCGCTAAAAGTTGGAGCCGTTCAATCATATGTTATTGATGCCAAAGAAGAATTTGCAAATGAATATGCCTTGATGGCGCTTCAGGCGCATGCTTTATATGAAGGAAAATATCCGCTTGTATCGGCATTGTCACGTCCGCTTATTGCAAAAAAACTGGTTGAAGTTGCCGAAAAAGAAGGAGCGGTTGCTGTAGCACACGGATGTACAGGCAAAGGGAATGACCAGGTTAGATTTGAAGTATCTATAAATGCATTAAATCCTGAGCTTCAAGTACTTGCACCGGTACGTGAATGGAGCTGGTCGCGTGAAGAGGAGATTGAATATGCTAAGAAACATGGAATTCCGATCCCAATTGATCTTGACAGTCCGTTTTCTATCGATCAGAATTTGTGGGGCCGCAGCAATGAATGCGGGATTTTAGAAGACCCGTGGGCTGCGCCGCCTGAAGAAGCATATGAATTAACCGCGAGCCTTGAAACGACACCTGATGTTCCGGATATAGTAGAAATCGGATTTGAAGAAGGGGTCCCTGTCACATTAAACGGGAAACATTATTCTTTAGCACAATTAATTTTAGAACTGAACATCCTAGCTGGCAAACATGGCGTAGGCCGTATTGACCATGTAGAAAATCGCCTCGTCGGAATAAAATCCCGTGAAGTGTATGAGTGCCCAGGAGCGATGACATTGATTAAAGCGCATAAAGAACTTGAAGATTTGACTCTTGTTAAAGAAGTCGCCCACTTTAAGCCAATCATTGAAAAGAAAATTTCCGAAATTATTTATGAAGGTTTGTGGTTTTCTCCATTAAAGGACGCTCTCGCTGCATTTTTAAAAGAAACGCAAAAACATGTAACAGGAATTGTTAGAGTCAAGCTCTTTAAAGGCCATGCCATTATTGAAGGAAGAAAATCACCTTACTCTCTATATGATGAAAAGCTTGCTACTTATACATCAGATGATGCTTTTGACCATAGTGCAGCTGTCGGTTTTATCAAATTGTGGGGTCTGCCGACAAAAGTGCAAAGCATCGTAAATAACAAGAAGGTGACAGTGTGA
- a CDS encoding molybdenum cofactor biosynthesis protein B translates to MSTTEHKKEAPRKVKCKVITVSDTRDKQTDKSGKLMIELLEGAGHLIIDYVIVKDEEIAIREEVLKGCQDSDIDVILTNGGTGIAKRDVTIETVSSLFDKEIPGFGELFRMLSYQEDIGSAAILSRAAAGVIKDKAVFLTPGSTGAVRLAMSKLILPELGHVVRELRKDL, encoded by the coding sequence ATGAGCACAACGGAACATAAGAAAGAGGCGCCGAGAAAAGTAAAATGTAAAGTGATCACCGTAAGTGATACACGAGATAAGCAAACAGATAAGAGCGGAAAATTGATGATCGAGCTTCTTGAAGGTGCCGGCCACTTGATCATCGATTACGTTATAGTAAAAGACGAGGAGATTGCGATTAGGGAAGAAGTATTAAAAGGCTGTCAAGATTCAGATATTGACGTGATCTTGACAAACGGCGGGACTGGCATTGCCAAACGCGATGTAACGATTGAAACAGTCAGCAGCCTGTTTGACAAAGAAATCCCCGGTTTTGGCGAGCTGTTCCGGATGCTCAGTTACCAGGAAGACATCGGCTCGGCCGCGATTTTATCTCGGGCAGCGGCAGGGGTAATTAAAGATAAGGCTGTTTTTTTAACTCCTGGATCAACCGGTGCCGTGCGGCTGGCAATGAGCAAATTAATCCTGCCGGAACTGGGACATGTCGTCAGGGAATTGCGAAAAGACTTATAA
- a CDS encoding EcsC family protein — protein MALTEREKEVLNEIRGWENKLYSYVRNDLEAAYEKYLEWSFDLLPDEAQKQIFSVLDNWLFHLHALIQGSQLQNDAKERILTAGRVFQEDIHTISDLKKLHIDQLRYIAHQQISRHRLYSFVQGGLSGTGSVLLLGTDLPAMAVINLRAVQLIAMTYSFEVNTPFEMMTALKVFHAATLPARLQGQAWEDLMADLEKVNDYYFYEGKEELTNVTWLEHPLKQVLKGILILLFKNRSVQGIPFISMAIGAGVNYQLTRKVTDFAQKYYQMRYLLEKSGGFQ, from the coding sequence ATGGCATTAACAGAACGGGAAAAGGAAGTTCTAAATGAAATAAGAGGTTGGGAAAATAAGCTGTATAGTTATGTGAGAAATGATTTAGAGGCAGCTTATGAAAAATATTTGGAGTGGTCGTTCGATTTGCTTCCGGATGAAGCACAAAAACAAATCTTTTCCGTACTGGACAATTGGCTTTTTCATCTTCACGCTCTTATCCAGGGATCGCAATTGCAAAACGATGCAAAGGAAAGAATCCTGACGGCAGGCCGGGTATTCCAGGAAGATATTCATACAATATCAGATTTAAAAAAATTACATATTGATCAGCTTCGTTACATAGCTCATCAGCAAATTTCACGGCATCGGCTATATTCATTCGTGCAAGGAGGTTTATCAGGTACGGGGAGTGTTTTGTTACTTGGAACCGATCTCCCTGCAATGGCTGTCATTAACCTTCGGGCTGTTCAACTAATTGCAATGACCTATAGTTTTGAAGTCAATACGCCATTTGAAATGATGACGGCTCTAAAAGTTTTTCATGCGGCAACTTTGCCTGCCAGGCTGCAGGGGCAGGCATGGGAAGATTTAATGGCGGATTTAGAAAAAGTAAATGATTATTACTTTTATGAAGGAAAAGAAGAACTGACAAATGTTACATGGCTTGAACATCCTCTTAAGCAGGTTTTAAAGGGAATTTTGATTCTATTATTTAAGAACCGTTCTGTTCAAGGAATCCCTTTTATCAGCATGGCAATCGGGGCTGGAGTAAATTATCAATTAACAAGAAAAGTCACTGATTTTGCCCAAAAATATTATCAAATGAGATATTTATTAGAAAAAAGCGGAGGTTTTCAATGA
- a CDS encoding acetate kinase: MSKIIAINAGSSSLKFQLFEMPSEEVVTKGLIERIGLNDGIFNITVNGEKIKEVRDIPNHEEAVKLLLDKLTTLGIIKSLDEIEGIGHRVVHGGEVFDDSVLITEEVLKKIEELSELAPLHNPANVTGIKAFQQVLPNVPAVAVFDTAFHQTMPESSFLYSLPYEYYEKYGIRKYGFHGTSHKYVSQRAAEMLGRPIEQLRLISCHLGNGASIAAIEGGKSIDTSMGFTPLAGVTMGTRSGNIDPALIPFIMEKTGKTADEVLDILNKKSGLLGISGFSSDLRDIEAQAAQGNERAELALEVFADRIHKYIGLYAARMNGVDAIIFTAGIGENSDVIRAKVLRGLEFMGVYWDPSLNKVRGQEAFINYPHSPVKVMIIPTNEEVMIARDVVRLAKL, from the coding sequence ATGTCAAAAATTATTGCTATTAATGCCGGCAGTTCTTCTTTAAAATTTCAATTATTTGAAATGCCAAGTGAAGAAGTAGTTACAAAAGGACTAATTGAACGTATTGGTCTAAATGATGGGATATTTAATATTACCGTTAACGGTGAAAAAATAAAGGAAGTTAGAGATATTCCTAACCACGAAGAAGCTGTTAAGCTTTTGCTTGATAAGCTTACTACTCTTGGAATCATTAAATCACTGGATGAAATTGAAGGAATTGGGCACCGTGTTGTACATGGCGGTGAAGTATTTGATGATTCTGTCTTAATAACTGAAGAAGTTTTGAAAAAGATTGAGGAATTATCAGAACTCGCACCTCTTCATAACCCGGCTAATGTAACCGGTATCAAAGCGTTCCAGCAAGTGCTTCCAAATGTTCCTGCTGTTGCAGTATTTGATACAGCATTCCACCAAACAATGCCGGAAAGCTCGTTTTTATATAGCTTGCCTTATGAATATTATGAAAAATATGGCATCCGCAAGTACGGATTCCATGGAACTTCTCATAAGTATGTCTCCCAGCGTGCAGCTGAAATGCTTGGACGCCCAATTGAGCAATTGCGTTTAATTTCTTGCCACCTTGGAAATGGGGCAAGTATTGCAGCCATTGAAGGCGGAAAATCAATTGACACATCCATGGGTTTCACACCGCTTGCAGGGGTAACGATGGGAACACGTTCAGGTAACATTGACCCAGCGCTTATTCCATTCATTATGGAGAAAACAGGAAAAACAGCTGACGAAGTTCTCGATATATTAAACAAAAAGAGCGGATTGCTAGGTATTTCCGGATTTTCCAGTGACCTTCGTGATATTGAAGCTCAAGCTGCTCAGGGAAATGAGCGCGCTGAGCTTGCACTTGAAGTATTTGCGGACCGCATTCATAAATATATCGGATTGTACGCTGCCCGCATGAACGGTGTAGATGCAATTATCTTTACAGCCGGAATCGGTGAAAACAGTGATGTTATCCGTGCCAAAGTGTTAAGAGGTCTTGAATTTATGGGTGTATACTGGGATCCTTCTCTGAATAAGGTTCGCGGACAAGAAGCATTTATCAACTATCCACATTCTCCGGTAAAAGTTATGATAATCCCGACAAATGAGGAAGTAATGATTGCTCGTGATGTTGTACGACTGGCAAAATTATAA